In the genome of Cupriavidus taiwanensis, one region contains:
- a CDS encoding tripartite tricarboxylate transporter permease, translating into MDEINALMGGFAVALSWQNVGLMFVGILLGIVVGVLPGLGGPNGVAILLPLTFSMDPVSAIIMLSCIYWGALFGGAITSILFNIPGEAWSVATTFDGYPMAQRGDAGKALTSAFTGSCLGALAGVLLITFLAPMVAKFALRFGPPEFFAVYLLTFCSFVGMGKESKPKILIAMCLGFVLAAVGMDTVSGTLRMTFGSTELLRGFDFLVAVIGLFGISEILMTMEEGVAFRGKQARIDLKVVLKTWAELPRYWLTVVRSSVIGCWLGITPGGATAASFMGYGVAKRMAKDPDSFGQGNVEGVVAPETAAHAAGTSALLPMLALGIPGSATAAVLLGGLMIWGLQPGPLLFAEQGPFVWGLIASMYLGNIVGLIVVLSTVPLFAAILRIPFSIIAPLILVICAIGAYTVNGALFDVWLMLGFGVVGYVLKKLDYPLAPMVLALVLGDRAEDAFRQTMLVSSGALDVFWSNGLVGTIMGLAVFVLVWPLVSDLRMRGRKGVA; encoded by the coding sequence ATGGATGAAATCAATGCACTGATGGGCGGCTTCGCCGTGGCGCTGTCGTGGCAGAACGTCGGGCTGATGTTCGTCGGCATCCTGCTCGGCATCGTGGTGGGCGTGCTGCCCGGCCTGGGCGGGCCCAACGGCGTGGCGATCCTGCTGCCGCTGACGTTTTCGATGGACCCGGTGTCGGCCATCATCATGCTGTCCTGCATCTACTGGGGCGCATTGTTCGGCGGCGCGATCACCTCGATCCTGTTCAATATTCCGGGCGAAGCCTGGTCGGTGGCCACCACCTTCGACGGCTACCCGATGGCGCAGCGCGGCGATGCCGGCAAGGCCCTGACCTCGGCGTTCACCGGCTCGTGCCTGGGGGCGCTGGCCGGCGTGCTGCTGATCACCTTCCTCGCGCCGATGGTGGCAAAGTTCGCGCTGCGCTTCGGCCCGCCCGAGTTCTTCGCGGTGTACCTGCTGACCTTCTGCAGCTTTGTCGGCATGGGCAAGGAGTCAAAGCCCAAGATCCTGATCGCGATGTGCCTGGGTTTCGTGCTGGCCGCGGTCGGCATGGACACGGTCTCGGGCACGCTGCGCATGACCTTCGGCTCCACCGAGCTGCTGCGCGGCTTCGACTTCCTGGTGGCGGTGATCGGCCTGTTCGGCATCAGCGAGATCCTGATGACGATGGAAGAGGGCGTGGCCTTCCGCGGCAAGCAGGCCCGCATCGACCTGAAGGTGGTGCTGAAGACCTGGGCCGAACTGCCGCGCTACTGGCTGACCGTGGTGCGCTCGTCGGTGATCGGCTGCTGGCTGGGCATCACCCCGGGCGGCGCCACCGCGGCGTCGTTCATGGGCTATGGCGTGGCCAAGCGCATGGCGAAGGATCCCGATTCGTTCGGGCAGGGCAATGTCGAAGGGGTGGTCGCGCCCGAGACCGCCGCGCACGCGGCCGGCACCAGCGCGCTGCTGCCGATGCTGGCGCTGGGCATTCCCGGCTCCGCCACCGCGGCGGTGCTGCTGGGCGGCCTGATGATCTGGGGCCTGCAGCCGGGGCCGCTGCTGTTCGCAGAGCAGGGGCCGTTCGTATGGGGGCTGATCGCCAGCATGTACCTCGGCAATATCGTCGGGCTGATCGTGGTGCTGTCGACGGTGCCGCTGTTCGCGGCGATCCTGCGCATCCCGTTCTCGATCATCGCGCCGCTGATCCTGGTGATCTGCGCGATCGGCGCATACACCGTGAACGGCGCGTTGTTCGATGTCTGGCTGATGCTGGGCTTCGGCGTGGTCGGGTATGTGTTGAAGAAGCTGGATTATCCGTTGGCGCCGATGGTGCTGGCGCTGGTGCTAGGGGATCGGGCCGAGGACGCGTTCCGCCAGACCATGCTGGTGTCGTCCGGGGCGCTGGATGTGTTCTGGTCGAACGGGCTGGTGGGGACGATCATGGGGCTGGCGGTTTTTGTGCTGGTGTGGCCGTTGGTTAGTGATTTGAGGATGCGGGGGAGGAAGGGGGTTGCCTGA
- a CDS encoding tripartite tricarboxylate transporter TctB family protein has product MEAQQETAHAGAGISVRAVELAVALCLLAGALVVIWSNHGIGAGWAPDGPEAGYFPMRVGIIILACSVLVGVQALRADRNAVFATWQQLRQVGVILVPLTAYVSLIGLLGIYVASAAFVAGFMVWVGKSAWWKAALVGVGINAFLFWIFEIQFRVPLPKGPLEAALGY; this is encoded by the coding sequence ATGGAAGCACAACAGGAAACGGCGCATGCGGGCGCCGGCATTTCGGTCAGGGCGGTGGAACTGGCGGTGGCGCTGTGCTTGCTGGCCGGTGCGCTGGTGGTGATCTGGAGCAACCACGGCATCGGCGCCGGCTGGGCGCCGGACGGGCCGGAAGCAGGCTATTTCCCGATGCGGGTCGGGATCATCATCCTGGCCTGCAGCGTGCTGGTGGGCGTGCAGGCGCTGCGCGCGGACCGCAACGCGGTATTTGCAACGTGGCAGCAGCTGCGGCAGGTGGGCGTGATCCTGGTGCCGCTGACCGCGTATGTCAGCCTGATCGGGCTGCTCGGCATCTACGTGGCATCGGCCGCCTTCGTGGCCGGTTTCATGGTCTGGGTGGGCAAGTCGGCGTGGTGGAAGGCCGCGCTGGTCGGGGTGGGCATCAATGCCTTCCTGTTCTGGATCTTCGAGATCCAGTTCCGCGTGCCGCTGCCCAAGGGCCCGCTGGAAGCGGCGCTGGGCTACTAG
- a CDS encoding Bug family tripartite tricarboxylate transporter substrate binding protein: MQRNTVRKTLAAVVGATACLSAWAWEPAKPVEIVVPFSAGGASDQMARSIQGIIAKHKLMSQPVIVLNKAGASGAEGLMDTKASQGNPHKLLVASSALYTVPMVSHLPFSWRDLTPVAMIAQDEFVLWTNAAAPYKTVAQFIDASRASAGKIKVGGTSSKREDQIISALVQKKTGTRFIYVPYKGGGEAATQLSGQHIDANVNNPSESIGQWRAGEHRALCVFAPERMAYNGKVTQTQSWHDVPTCKEQGLDVQYQMLRVFMMPGGVTPEQQKYYVDLMQKIVATPEWKEYLEKNALKNDFLTGKALTDFLARDEAAHRDIIKEAGFVAAR, from the coding sequence ATGCAACGCAACACAGTCAGGAAGACCCTGGCGGCCGTGGTGGGTGCCACGGCCTGCCTCAGCGCATGGGCATGGGAGCCGGCCAAGCCGGTCGAGATCGTGGTGCCGTTCAGCGCCGGTGGCGCCTCGGACCAGATGGCACGGTCGATCCAGGGCATCATCGCCAAGCACAAGCTGATGAGCCAGCCGGTGATCGTGCTGAACAAGGCGGGCGCCAGCGGTGCCGAAGGGCTGATGGATACCAAGGCATCGCAGGGTAACCCGCACAAGCTGCTGGTGGCCTCGTCCGCGCTGTACACGGTGCCGATGGTCAGCCACCTGCCGTTCAGCTGGCGCGACCTGACCCCGGTGGCGATGATCGCGCAGGACGAGTTCGTGCTGTGGACCAATGCCGCGGCCCCGTACAAGACCGTCGCCCAGTTTATCGACGCATCCAGGGCCAGCGCCGGGAAGATCAAGGTCGGCGGCACCAGTTCCAAGCGCGAGGACCAGATCATCAGCGCGCTGGTGCAGAAGAAGACCGGCACCCGCTTCATCTACGTGCCGTACAAGGGCGGCGGCGAGGCCGCGACGCAGCTCTCGGGCCAGCATATCGACGCCAACGTCAACAACCCGTCCGAATCGATCGGCCAGTGGCGCGCCGGCGAGCATCGCGCGCTGTGCGTGTTCGCGCCGGAGCGCATGGCCTACAACGGCAAGGTCACGCAGACCCAGAGCTGGCATGACGTGCCGACCTGCAAGGAGCAGGGCCTCGACGTGCAATACCAGATGCTGCGCGTGTTCATGATGCCGGGCGGCGTGACCCCCGAACAGCAGAAGTACTACGTGGACCTGATGCAGAAGATCGTGGCCACGCCGGAGTGGAAGGAATACCTGGAGAAGAACGCACTGAAGAACGACTTCCTGACCGGCAAGGCGCTGACCGACTTCCTGGCGCGCGACGAAGCCGCGCACCGCGACATCATCAAGGAGGCGGGCTTCGTCGCCGCGCGCTGA
- a CDS encoding DSD1 family PLP-dependent enzyme, giving the protein MTEPVRNPVHDRARLQPPPAARIGDRVKDVGTPALLVELDAFDQNVARMQALADAGGVALRPHAKAHKSVAIAQRQLAAGAVGICCQKLSEAYPFAAAGIDSIHISNEFVGADKLAMAVELARHVDLSVCVDDVRQVTAIAAAAAAGGVRITVLAEADVGQGRCGVDSPEALSRLADAIGAARSLRFGGLQAYHGGVQHLADWTQRRDAARRAADQAGAYVAHLRARGIACPVITGGGSGTAEFDCESGVYTEIQPGSYVFLDGHYGASEWPGRFQPRHGLFLATTVMSTARAGVAVCDAGLKSLAVDSGLPRVWSGPGSEWLRYVTANDEHGVLQVLDQDGQSLLGSKLWLVPGHCDPTANLHAQYVCCRDGHVAELWDIAARGLSR; this is encoded by the coding sequence ATGACTGAGCCGGTGCGCAATCCGGTCCACGACCGTGCCCGCCTGCAGCCGCCGCCGGCGGCAAGGATCGGCGATCGCGTCAAGGACGTAGGCACGCCGGCGCTGCTGGTCGAGCTCGATGCCTTCGACCAGAATGTGGCGCGGATGCAGGCGCTGGCCGATGCCGGCGGCGTGGCGCTGCGCCCGCATGCCAAGGCGCACAAGTCGGTCGCCATCGCGCAGCGGCAGCTTGCCGCCGGCGCGGTGGGCATCTGCTGCCAGAAGCTCAGCGAGGCCTATCCGTTTGCCGCCGCCGGCATCGACAGCATCCACATCAGCAACGAGTTCGTCGGCGCCGACAAGCTGGCGATGGCCGTGGAGCTGGCCCGGCATGTGGACCTGAGCGTGTGCGTGGATGACGTGCGCCAGGTCACCGCGATCGCCGCCGCCGCGGCGGCCGGCGGGGTGCGCATCACGGTGCTGGCGGAAGCCGATGTCGGGCAGGGGCGTTGCGGCGTCGACAGCCCCGAAGCGCTGAGCCGGCTGGCCGATGCGATCGGCGCGGCGCGGTCGCTGCGTTTCGGCGGGCTGCAGGCGTATCACGGCGGCGTCCAGCACCTTGCGGACTGGACGCAGCGCCGCGACGCGGCCCGGCGCGCCGCCGACCAGGCGGGCGCCTATGTGGCGCACCTGCGTGCCCGCGGCATCGCCTGCCCGGTCATCACCGGCGGCGGCAGCGGCACCGCGGAGTTCGATTGCGAAAGCGGCGTCTATACCGAGATCCAGCCCGGCAGCTATGTGTTCCTGGACGGCCACTATGGCGCCAGCGAATGGCCCGGGCGCTTCCAGCCCCGCCACGGCCTGTTCCTGGCGACCACGGTGATGAGCACCGCGCGCGCCGGCGTGGCGGTGTGCGATGCGGGCCTGAAGTCGCTAGCGGTGGATTCCGGCCTGCCACGCGTGTGGTCCGGCCCGGGCAGCGAGTGGTTGCGCTATGTCACGGCCAACGACGAGCACGGGGTGCTGCAGGTGCTGGACCAAGACGGCCAGAGCCTGCTGGGCAGCAAGCTCTGGCTGGTGCCCGGCCACTGTGATCCCACCGCGAACCTGCACGCGCAATACGTTTGCTGCCGCGACGGGCACGTGGCCGAGCTGTGGGACATCGCGGCGCGCGGCCTGAGCCGCTGA